A genome region from Lucilia cuprina isolate Lc7/37 chromosome 3, ASM2204524v1, whole genome shotgun sequence includes the following:
- the LOC111682305 gene encoding lectin subunit alpha-like: protein MNIAKENLKVILFFAQSIIFVFATPVEFRADNGELYIIETSEEYNWYQAWLNCSQQNGQLVTINTEEKSKFLQNIFESNQVKFTNLWTGGKASINTAENNMPFYWQSLKQEFSYTQWDKNQPNISLTEPLCVYITNNSEVPYSWISDVCYDLKIGYICEISEDSNSPNIKEHINFNDHNKFDEMSQHSLLPTDLNRLGNYTTAWRDLVRKAIRKTQINIVRSFFQIEHFIAKLRGIKENVN from the exons atgaACATCGCTAAAGAGAATTTAaaagtgattttattttttgcacaatcaataatttttgtatttgcaaCACCAGTTGAATTTAGAGCCGATAATGGAGAGTTATATATAATTGAAACAAGTGAAGAG tataaCTGGTATCAGGCTTGGCTCAATTGTTCGCAACAGAACGGACAACTTGTAACCATAAATACTGAAGAAAAgagtaaatttttgcaaaacatttttgaaagtaATCAGG ttaaatttacaaatttatggaCCGGTGGCAAAGCTTCTATAAATACTGCTGAGAACAATATGCCTTTTTATTGGCAGTCTTTAAAACAAGAATTTTCTTACACACAATGGGATAAAAATCAACCTAACATAAGCCTAACAGAGCCATTATGTGTCTATATAACTAACAACTCTGAAGTGCCCTATAGCTGGATATCTGATGTGTGTTATGACCTTAAAATTGGTTACATATGCGAAATATCTGAAGATTCAAACTCCCCAAACATAAAAGAACACATCAACTTTAACGACCACAATAAGTTTGATGAAATGTCACAGCATTCATTATTGCCAACTGATTTAAATAGGTTGGGTAATTATACAACTGCCTGGAGGGATCTTGTTCGAAAAGCTATAAGAAAAACCCAAATAAACATCGTTAGAAGCTTTTTTCAAATAGAACACTTTATTGCCAAGTTACGGGGCATTAAAGAAAACGTGAATTAA
- the LOC111682302 gene encoding male accessory gland serine protease inhibitor-like → MKILNILSLLLVTLVSYASAQGCRGSPPNPSCSGPRHSGWLGIRCSGVRSMWHYNAVARRCQPLHYWGCGGNNNRWCNRAVCEQRCRR, encoded by the exons atgaaaattttaaatattttaagtttgttaTTGGTGACGTTAGTGTCGTACGCTTCTGCTCAAGGATGTCGGGGTAGTCCAC CAAACCCCTCCTGTTCTGGTCCCCGACATTCGGGTTGGCTTGGTATACGTTGTTCAGGAGTTCGTAGTATGTGGCACTACAATGCTGTTGCCAGACGTTGTCAACCATTACATTATTGGGGTTGTGGTGGCAATAATAATCGTTGGTGCAACCGGGCTGTCTGTGAACAAAGATGTCGACGTTAA
- the LOC111682303 gene encoding lectin subunit alpha-like: MKNIKVWIKLALLLLIQCELIAMEPVWYEASDSVKYLIETEEKFNWYQAWNECARYDAELIAIESEEQNRVIIKLLRGLNDKTKNLWIGGNVIYDKISFHWANNEQEFTFSNWSFDELDKLATRKQCVYIMKHRKNMPWNIVNCDAKEFGFICKEIITSGVTEYAENFKEKVVLSGQMYNGSIYGLIG; this comes from the exons ATGAAGAACATTAAGGTATGGATCAAATTAGCACTATTACTTTTAATACAGTGTGAGTTGATAGCAATGGAACCAGTCTGGTATGAGGCTAGTGatagtgtaaaatatttaatagagaCTGAGGAAAAG tttaattggtATCAAGCCTGGAATGAATGTGCTCGTTATGATGCCGAACTTATAGCTATAGAGAGTGAGGAGCAGAATCGTGttataataaagttattaaggGGCCTTAATG ataaaactaaaaacttatgGATTGGTGGAAATGTGATTTacgataaaatttcttttcattggGCTAACAATGAACAAGAGTTCACCTTTTCCAATTGGTCATTTGATGAATTGGATAAACTAGCAACTAGAAAGCAATGTGTTTATATAATGAAACATCGAAAGAATATGCCCTGGAATATTGTTAATTGTGATGCTAAAGAATTTGGTTTtatatgtaaagaaattattacCAGTGGAGTAACTGAATATGcagaaaactttaaagaaaaagtgGTTTTAAGTGGTCAAATGTATAATGGCAGTATTTATGGTTTAATTGGTTAA